Sequence from the Fusobacterium periodonticum ATCC 33693 genome:
AGATCTCAAGAAAGATATGAAGAAGCCTTAAAAAATTATCAAAAGGTTATTGAGCTTGGAAGAAAGGATACTTGGATATATTCTGAAATAGCTTGGACATACTTTTTAATTAAAAAGCCTCAACTAGCTCTTGAATATATGAAAAGGGCAAAAGAACTGTCACCTGTGGAAATAGATTTAGTACTTACTACAAGAATGACTTCTATACTTCTTGCCTTAGCTGAACACAAAGAAGCTATTAAAATGATAGAAGAAGTTATTTCTAAGGAAGAATATAAGAATGATATAAATTTATTATCAAATCTAGCTTACATTTATATTGATGCAAAAGACTATAAGTCTGCTTTAATCTATCTACAAAGACTAAAAGAGCTTGGTAGAAATGATGAATGGCTAAATAAAAACTTAGAATTTGTCTATTCTAAATTATAAAACATTAATTGACTACGTATTCAATACGTGTTATAATTATTCTGAGGTGGTCTAATGAGCTCAAAAGACCTAATGAAATTACTCAAAAAAGATGGTTGGTATCTTGATAGAGTAAATGGAAGTCATTATCATTTTAAGCATAAAAGCAAGAAAGGTTTAGTGACGGTTCCACATCCTAGAAAAGATTTACCTTTGAAAACTGTTGAGAGTATTTTCAGGCAAGCAGGGCTTTAATGCCTTGCTTGTTCTCCTCATACTTTTAATGGAGGTATTATATGAATTTAACTTACCCAGCAATTATAAGTCATGAAGATGATGTGTTCTATATAGGTTTTCCAGATATTGAAGAAAATATAGAAGATTGTTTTTATGTAACTTATGGAGATAGTTTCAATGATGCAATAGAAATGGGGAAAGAATATTTAATTTTAAAACTTGAAGATTATGAAAATAATAAAAAGAATTTTCCAAAAGCTAGTTCAATATCTGACTTAAAAAAGAAATTGAAAAATAATCAAGAGATTGTATATATCACTTTAAATTATGAATATGAGAAATCTTTAATAAAGTTAGCTTATGTAAAAAAGACTTTAACTATCCCTAGTTATTTAGATATCTTAGCTAAGAATAAAAATATTAATTTCTCACAAGTTTTACAAAATGCTTTAAAAAAAGAATTAGGAATTGAAAAATAACTAGATAAAAGTATAAAATTTTATTATTTACAAAATAAAAATATCTTAGTATAATATTTATACTATTATAAAAATGAAAGGGGATTTTAAAATGGGGTTTAATTTTACTTGTCCATATTGTCAAACAAAGACAACAATTAATCAAGACAGATTAGTAGAACAAAAAATCAAATATACTGAGAAAAAAGAAGATAAAATGTTAAAATTTTCACTAATAACTTGCCCAAATGAACTTTGTGAAAGGACAACAATACTTATGGAGAGTTATTTTGTAAAATTCATTTATGGTAGCTGGCAAAAAGTTGGAGAAACAATTAAGATAAAAAGAATAGAACCTGAATTTTCATATATTCATTATCCAGATTATATACCAGAACAAATAAGACAAGATTATGAAGAAGCTTGTAAAATAGTTTCTTTAAGTCCGAAGGCTTCAGCTACTTTATCAAGGCGTTGCTTACAAGGAATGATAAGAGATTTTCATAATATAACAAGGAAAAATTTAGTTGATGAGATAAATGCAATTCAAAATGATTTAGGAATAGATATATTCAATGCACTTCATAATCTACGTTCAATAGGCAATATAGGAGCTCATCCAGAAAGTGATATTAATTTAATAGTTGAAATAGATGAGGGAGAAGCACAAAAATTAATTAAATTTATAGAACTTTTAATGGATAAATGGTATATTAAAAGAGAAGAAGAAAGAAAAATGTTAGAAGAAATAAATCAAATAGCAATAGATAAACAAAATGAGAAAAAAGGAATTCAAAACTAAGAGAAGTAAAATACTTCTCTTTTTTCTTTATAATTCAAGGAAAAAAATTTTTTTAAAAAATAGTTGACAAAAATAATTTTATATAGTATATTGTTTTTATAAAAATTAGCACTCTTTTTAAGCGAGTGCTAATAAAAAGAATTAAGAGGTGAGATTATGAGAATTTCTGAAAGAGAAAAACTTGTACTCAACGCTATTGTAGATTATTATCTTACGGTTGGGGACACAATAGGTTCCAGAACATTGGTAAAAAAATATGGAATAGAACTCTCATCTGCTACTATTCGTAATGTTATGGCTGATTTAGAGGATATGGGTTTTATTGAAAAGACACACACTTCCTCAGGACGTATTCCAACAGACATGGGATATAAGTATTACCTAACTGAGCTTCTTAAAGTAGAAAAGATTACACA
This genomic interval carries:
- a CDS encoding type II toxin-antitoxin system HicB family antitoxin, translating into MNLTYPAIISHEDDVFYIGFPDIEENIEDCFYVTYGDSFNDAIEMGKEYLILKLEDYENNKKNFPKASSISDLKKKLKNNQEIVYITLNYEYEKSLIKLAYVKKTLTIPSYLDILAKNKNINFSQVLQNALKKELGIEK
- a CDS encoding type II toxin-antitoxin system HicA family toxin; translated protein: MSSKDLMKLLKKDGWYLDRVNGSHYHFKHKSKKGLVTVPHPRKDLPLKTVESIFRQAGL
- a CDS encoding DUF4145 domain-containing protein; this translates as MGFNFTCPYCQTKTTINQDRLVEQKIKYTEKKEDKMLKFSLITCPNELCERTTILMESYFVKFIYGSWQKVGETIKIKRIEPEFSYIHYPDYIPEQIRQDYEEACKIVSLSPKASATLSRRCLQGMIRDFHNITRKNLVDEINAIQNDLGIDIFNALHNLRSIGNIGAHPESDINLIVEIDEGEAQKLIKFIELLMDKWYIKREEERKMLEEINQIAIDKQNEKKGIQN